The genomic window CCGCAATCTACCGTCAACCGAATAATTAAGCGTTACAATGAAACTGGAAATTTTATTAACACTAACAGAAAAGGTAAATGTGGAAGAAAGCGACTATCAAACAAGTATGATGACCGACTAATTCTCAGAGCAAGTATGAAAAACCCTCGACTAACTGCTGTTGATATAAAGAAGGAAGTGAGTTCACATTTATCAGTCCATACTATCCGAAGAAGGCTCAATGATGGAGGAAGATTTGCTGTAAAGCCAATTGTAAAGCCAATGCTAACATCCATCAACAAGAAAAAGCGTTTACAATGGGCAAAGCAACACAGGCAATGGACAGCCCAGCAATGGAGAAAGGTTATATTCTCGGATGAGTCCTCTTTTGAAATTCAATTGGCTCATCCACGTTTCGTAAGATGTGGCTCAGAGCCATTGTCAGCTTTACACATGGTGCAGCGTGTCAAACAACCTATGAAAGTTATGATCTGGGGATGCATGAGTTACCATGGATTTGGCAGAATTCATGTGGTAGACGGTTCGATGAATACACATAAGTATATAGATGTCTTGAATACTTGTTTGATACCTCAAGCGGATCAATGGTATAATGAAGAATGGATATTTCAGCAGGATAATGCTACATGTCACACCTCCAAACTGTCAAAGATGTTTATGCATAATAAGGGCATCGATATTTTGCCATGGCCGCCCTGTTCTCCGGATATGAACCCAATTGAAACTCTTTGGGCAGTGATTAAGGATAAGCTACGAAAACTGACAATTACAAATAAAAATGAGCTTATTAATAAGATACTTGGCATCTGCCATAGAGATAATGAAGTGAATGCTAAATTAAGAGAGACATGCGTAAAGCTGGTAGATGGCATGCCCCGTCGCATCGATGCTCTTATCAAAGGAAATGGAGGCCACACAAAGTTTTGATATGTAAAAAACTTTTTGAAATTCATGAATTATCTGTTAATTACATTTGTTTCGTTTTATAATACATAGAAATATTTTTTGTATTCATTGACTTTTAATTTAAACCAAAAGTAAAATATATATAATGTGACCCAATTAATATGCTCCCTACTGTACANNNNNNNNNNNNNNNNNNNNNNNNNNNNNNNNNNNNNNNNNNNNNNNNNNNNNNNNNNNNNNNNNNNNNNNNNNNNNNNNNNNNNNNNNNNNNTTATATATCAGGTTGTCTAATAAATTCGTGCCGTTTTTAAACTGCAAAATTTTTATTTATAACATATGTACATTAAATAAAAATCAATCAATTATGTATTCGCCTTTATTGTTAATTACTGTTTCCCATCGTTTAGGTAACTTTTCGATTCCATATCGATAGAAAGCTTGATCTTTTGAGCTAAACCACTCTTCGAGCCAAATCCGGACGTCTTCATCACAATCGAATGTCACACCACGGAGGTCGTTTGCTACTGCTCGAAACAGGTAAAAATCAGAAGGCGCGATGTCTGGTGAATATGGAGGATGCTGTAATATCTCCCAATTTAATTCCTGAATGGCCGATATCGTCATTTTGGCAATATGAGGTCGGGCGTTGTCATGCTGCAAAATCAACTTATGCCGTGAATTTGGTCTTTTTTGACTAATAGCTTGGGCCACACGTTTTAATTGTTGCACATAAATTGCGGCTGTTATAGTAACATTTCTTTTCAGCAATTCCCAGTAAATTACGCCCTCTATTCCCCACCAGACACACAGCATTACCTTCCGAGAG from Sphingomonas sp. IW22 includes these protein-coding regions:
- a CDS encoding transposase encodes the protein PQSTVNRIIKRYNETGNFINTNRKGKCGRKRLSNKYDDRLILRASMKNPRLTAVDIKKEVSSHLSVHTIRRRLNDGGRFAVKPIVKPMLTSINKKKRLQWAKQHRQWTAQQWRKVIFSDESSFEIQLAHPRFVRCGSEPLSALHMVQRVKQPMKVMIWGCMSYHGFGRIHVVDGSMNTHKYIDVLNTCLIPQADQWYNEEWIFQQDNATCHTSKLSKMFMHNKGIDILPWPPCSPDMNPIETLWAVIKDKLRKLTITNKNELINKILGICHRDNEVNAKLRETCVKLVDGMPRRIDALIKGNGGHTKF